One Notolabrus celidotus isolate fNotCel1 chromosome 16, fNotCel1.pri, whole genome shotgun sequence DNA window includes the following coding sequences:
- the snrnp40 gene encoding U5 small nuclear ribonucleoprotein 40 kDa protein, whose protein sequence is MIEPMKRPADMAVVPASAKRPRTELVAAAQSQQLVAMGPPRSSSLQAPIMLMSGHEGEVYCCKFHPNGATLASSGFDRLILLWNVYGDCDNYATLKGHSGAVMELHYNTDGSMLFSASTDKTVGVWDSETGERIKRLKGHTSFVNTCYPARRGPQLVCTGSDDGTVKLWDIRKKGAIHTFQNTYQVLAVTFNDTSDQILSGGIDNDIKVWDLRQNKLIYNMHGHGDSVTGLSLSSEGSYLLSNSMDNTVRIWDVRPFAPKERCVKIFQGNVHNFEKNLLRCSWSTDGSKIAAGSADRFVYIWDTTSRRILYKLPGHAGSVNEVAFHPEEPIVLSGSSDKRLYMGEIQ, encoded by the exons ATGATTGAACCTATGAAGAGACCGGCGGACATGGCGGTGGTCCCTGCCTCCGCGAAGCGGCCACGGACAGAGCTGGTGGCGGCGGCACAGTCCCAGCAACTCGTGGCCATG GGCCCACCACGCAGCTCCAGCCTGCAGGCTCCCATCATGCTGATGTCTGGCCACGAAGGAGAGGTCTACTGCTGCAAGTTTCACCCTAACGGAGCCACGCTGGCCTCCTCCGGATTTGACAGGCTCATAT TGCTGTGGAATGTGTATGGCGATTGTGATAATTATGCTACCCTGAAGGGTCACAGTGGAGCAGTGATGGAGCTGCACTACAACACAGACGGCAG CATGCTGTTCTCAGCGAGCACAGACAAGACTGTAGGTGTATGGGACAGTGAAACAGGTGAGAGGATCAAGCGTCTGAAGGGCCACACCTCTTTCGTTAACACCTGCTACCCTGCTCGCCGTGGACCTCAGCTCGTCTGTACTGGCAGTGATGACGGGACTGTCAAG CTGTGGGACATTCGTAAGAAAGGGGCAATCCACACTTTCCAGAACACCTACCAGGTGTTGGCCGTCACCTTCAATGACACCAGTGACCAGATCCTGTCAGGAGGCATCGACAATGATATCAAG GTGTGGGACTTGAGACAGAACAAGCTGATCTACAACATGCACGGTCACGGAGACTCAGTCACTGGACTCAGCCTGAGCTCTGAGGGGTCGTACCTCCTTTCCAACTCTATGGACAACACGG TGCGTATTTGGGATGTTCGACCGTTTGCACCCAAGGAGAGGTGTGTGAAGATTTTCCAGGGCAATGTCCACAACTTTGAAAAG AATTTGCTACGGTGCTCCTGGTCGACTGATGGAAGTAAGATAGCTGCAGGCTCAGCTGACAG GTTTGTGTACATCTGGGACACCACATCACGTAGGATCCTGTACAAGCTACCGGGCCATGCTGGTTCTGTCAACGAAGTGGCCTTTCACCCAGAGGAGCCCATTG TGCTGTCTGGCTCCAGTGATAAACGGCTCTACATGGGAGAGATTCAGTAG
- the zcchc17 gene encoding nucleolar protein of 40 kDa translates to MSDSEGSAHEPAGLDGLPPMFSIAKGEVMSVQAYGAFVRLPGYKKEGLVHVSEMSASRVENASEIVDVGEKVWIKVIGRETRGDKVKLSFSMKAVNQGTGRDLDPNNVMAEQDSRRRKQFRDHTGNRITLEAVLNTTCSKCGCKGHFTKDCFSAPGLQYALLPEEEDLDPQQPQQQTSTVAPQQEADKKKKKKKEKKMKKKRKRERKESESDSSSSSECKTKRRRRDSDREDKKKKKHKKHKSHRHS, encoded by the exons ATGTCTGACAGTGAAGGATCCGCCCATGAGCCGGCTGGACTAGATGGTCTGCCACCTATGTTCAGCATTGCCAAGGGCGAGGTTATGTCTGTGCAGGCTTATGGAGCCTTTGTCAGACTGCCAGGATACAAGAAAGAAG GCCTGGTTCATGTGAGTGAGATGTCAGCCTCTCGAGTGGAGAATGCCTCAGAGATCGTTGATGTCGGAGAAAAAGTGTGGATTAAAGTCATCGGGAGAGAG ACTCGGGGTGACAAGGTgaagttgtccttctctatgaAAGCTGTCAATCAGGGAACAGGACGAGATCTGGACCCGAACAATGTTATGGCAGA GCAGGATTCGAGGCGACGTAAGCAGTTTAGAGATCACACAGGCAACAGGATCACACTGGAAGCAGTACTCAACACGACATGCTCAAAGTGCGGCTGCAAGG GTCACTTCACAAAGGACTGTTTCTCGGCCCCGGGCTTGCAGTATGCTCTTTTGCCTGAAGAGGAAGACTTAGACCCACAGCAGCCCCAacagcagacctccacagtTGCACCACAGCAAGAAgcagataaaaagaagaagaaaaagaag gagaagaaaatgaagaagaagagaaagagggaaagaaaggagtcTGAGagcgacagcagcagcagtagcgaATGCAAAACCAAGAGGAGGCGCCGTGACTCAGACAGAgaggacaaaaagaagaagaaacacaagaaacataAATCACATAGACATAGCTGA
- the fabp3 gene encoding fatty acid-binding protein, heart has translation MADVFSGTWNLKESVSFDEYMKELGVGFATRKIGNLTKPTTIIAVEGNTVTVKTQSAVKNTELSFKLGEEFDETTADDRKVKSLVTVDDGKLVHVQKWDGKETSLVREVSGNKLTLTLTMGAVVSTRHYEKAE, from the exons ATGGCCGATGTTTTCTCAGGAACGTGGAATCTGAAGGAAAGCGTCAGCTTTGACGAATACATGAAGGAGCTTG GTGTGGGCTTTGCTACTCGCAAGATTGGCAACTTGACCAAGCCCACCACCATCATCGCAGTGGAAGGCAACACAGTAACAGTGAAGACACAGAGTGCAGTGAAGAACACAGAGCTCAGCTTCAAGCTTGGAGAGGAGTTTGACGAGACCACTGCAGATGACAGGAAAGTTAAg TCCCTTGTAACAGTAGATGACGGGAAACTGGTGCATGTACAGAAGTGGGATGGCAAAGAGACAAGTCTGGTCAGGGAAGTCTCCGGCAACAAACTTACACTG ACACTCACAATGGGAGCAGTGGTTTCTACGCGTCACTACGAGAAGGCAGAGTAA